Below is a genomic region from Halobacterium sp. CBA1132.
GTAGACATCGCTGACGGCGTCGACGAGCCGAATCGCGGCCTCCACGTCCGGCGCCTGCGCGTGGACCGGCGTCGAGAACACGCACGCGCGGCGGTCGCTGCCGATGCCCTGCGCGAGCAACTCTGCTTTGAGGCCGTCGAGGAAGCCGTTGCCCATCGGCGGGACGTCGGTGTCCGCGAGCCGCACCTCGCGGTAGTCGTCGGTCGCGATGTAGAACGTCTTGTGTTCGTCCGGGCCGTGCGCGACCGGGACGCCGGACAGCACCGCGGTTTCCTCGATGTCGTTGCCGTCGAGCCACGCCGCGAGCGCGTCGCTGAACGCCGCGGAGACCGAGACCGGAACGAACAGTTCACCGACGAGCACGGTGATGTCGACGTCCGGCCCGGAGAAGAACCGCGTGTGGTGGCGGGGCGTGCCGTTCTCGAACGGCGTAATCGCGGGGAGGCCATCGACGGCGACGTGGCCCGTCTGCTGGA
It encodes:
- a CDS encoding proteasome assembly chaperone family protein, with translation MVDADAAPSPGRNTPEFEFTHDTEPSDALVCGFSEFGLAGLTAADFLVDHLELQQTGHVAVDGLPAITPFENGTPRHHTRFFSGPDVDITVLVGELFVPVSVSAAFSDALAAWLDGNDIEETAVLSGVPVAHGPDEHKTFYIATDDYREVRLADTDVPPMGNGFLDGLKAELLAQGIGSDRRACVFSTPVHAQAPDVEAAIRLVDAVSDVYDLDVDTGPLEAFAAEVAQHYAELGERVERAAEEERADDRMFM